The following coding sequences lie in one Maylandia zebra isolate NMK-2024a linkage group LG14, Mzebra_GT3a, whole genome shotgun sequence genomic window:
- the LOC101484592 gene encoding flotillin-2 isoform X1, whose product MGSCLTVGPNEALVVSGGCCGSDIKTYVVGGWSWAWWLISDAQRLSLEIMTLQPRCEDVETAEGVAITVTGVAQVKVMTEQDLLAVACEQFLGKSVMEIKGVLLQTLEGHLRSILGTLTVEQIYQDRDQFAKLVRDVAAPDVGRMGIEILSFTIKDVYDKLDYLSSLGKTQIAAVQRDADIGVAEAERDAGIREAECKKEMMDVKFKADTKMADSKRELELQKASFNQEVNARKAEAQLAYELQAAKEQQKIRLEEIEIQVVQRKKEITIEEKEIDRTDKELIATVKRPAEAEAYKMQQLAEGEKLKKVLIAQAEAEKIKKVGEAEASSIEAVGKAEAEKMRLKAEAYEQYGDAAKTALVLEALPKIASKVAAPLARTNEIVILSGEGSRVTGELNRLLAELPVSVNALTGVDLSKIPLLQKVTGSA is encoded by the exons ATGGGAAGCTGTTTAACTGTGGGGCCAAACGAAGCGTTGGTGGTCTCCG GTGGTTGCTGCGGCTCTGATATCAAAACCTACGTCGTAGGAGGATGGTCCTGGGCTTGGTGGCTCATCTCAGACGCCCAAAG GCTAAGCCTGGAGATAATGACTCTGCAGCCAAGATGTGAGGATGTGGAGACAGCAGAAGGAGTAGCTATCACTGTCACAGGGGTGGCTCAG GTGAAAGTCATGACGGAGCAGGACCTGCTGGCAGTGGCTTGTGAGCAGTTTCTGGGTAAATCAGTAATGGAAATCAAAGGTGTGCTGCTGCAGACTCTGGAGGGACATCTGCGCTCCATTCTAG GTACTCTGACAGTGGAGCAGATCTATCAGGACAGGGATCAGTTTGCTAAACTGGTGAGAGACGTAGCAGCTCCTGACGTCGGCAGGATGGGCATCGAGATTCTGAGCTTTACCATTAAG GATGTGTATGATAAACTGGACTACCTGAGCTCCCTTGGAAAGACCCAGATTGCAGCTGTCCAGAGGGATGCAGACATCGGTGTGGCCGAGGCAGAGAGGGATGCTGGGATACGG GAAGCCGAATGCAAGAAGGAGATGATGGATGTTAAATTCAAGGCTGACACCAAGATGGCTGACTCCAAACGAGAACTGGAGCTGCAGAAAGCTTCATTCAACCAAGAAGTCAATGCTAGG AAAGCAGAGGCCCAGCTGGCATACGAGCTGCAGGCTGCCAAAGAGCAGCAAAAGATCCGGCTGGAGGAGATTGAGATCCAAGTGGTGCAGCGGAAGAAGGAGATTACAATTGAGGAGAAGGAGATTGACCGGACAGACAAGGAGCTCATTGCCACTGTAAAGAGGCCTGCTGAGGCCGAGGCCTATAAAATGCAGCAGCTGGCTGAGGGCGAGAA GCTGAAGAAAGTGCTGATTGCCCAGGCTGAGGCCGAGAAGATCAAAAAGGTCGGTGAGGCGGAGGCTAGCTCGATTGAAGCGGTGGGAAAGGCCGAGGCTGAGAAGATGAGACTGAAGGCTGAGGCCTACGAGCAGTACGGAGATGCAGCTAAGACAGCTCTGGTCCTCGAGGCCCTGCCTAAG ATTGCTTCCAAAGTGGCGGCGCCCTTAGCCAGGACGAATGAAATTGTCATTCTGAGTGGCGAGGGCAGCCGCGTGACAGGCGAGTTGAACCGCCTTTTGGCCGAACTTCCTGTGTCGGTCAACGCTCTCACTGGAGTGGATTTGTCGAAG ATCCCTCTGCTGCAGAAGGTGACCGGCTCAGCTTAA
- the LOC101484592 gene encoding flotillin-2 isoform X2, translated as MTLQPRCEDVETAEGVAITVTGVAQVKVMTEQDLLAVACEQFLGKSVMEIKGVLLQTLEGHLRSILGTLTVEQIYQDRDQFAKLVRDVAAPDVGRMGIEILSFTIKDVYDKLDYLSSLGKTQIAAVQRDADIGVAEAERDAGIREAECKKEMMDVKFKADTKMADSKRELELQKASFNQEVNARKAEAQLAYELQAAKEQQKIRLEEIEIQVVQRKKEITIEEKEIDRTDKELIATVKRPAEAEAYKMQQLAEGEKLKKVLIAQAEAEKIKKVGEAEASSIEAVGKAEAEKMRLKAEAYEQYGDAAKTALVLEALPKIASKVAAPLARTNEIVILSGEGSRVTGELNRLLAELPVSVNALTGVDLSKIPLLQKVTGSA; from the exons ATGACTCTGCAGCCAAGATGTGAGGATGTGGAGACAGCAGAAGGAGTAGCTATCACTGTCACAGGGGTGGCTCAG GTGAAAGTCATGACGGAGCAGGACCTGCTGGCAGTGGCTTGTGAGCAGTTTCTGGGTAAATCAGTAATGGAAATCAAAGGTGTGCTGCTGCAGACTCTGGAGGGACATCTGCGCTCCATTCTAG GTACTCTGACAGTGGAGCAGATCTATCAGGACAGGGATCAGTTTGCTAAACTGGTGAGAGACGTAGCAGCTCCTGACGTCGGCAGGATGGGCATCGAGATTCTGAGCTTTACCATTAAG GATGTGTATGATAAACTGGACTACCTGAGCTCCCTTGGAAAGACCCAGATTGCAGCTGTCCAGAGGGATGCAGACATCGGTGTGGCCGAGGCAGAGAGGGATGCTGGGATACGG GAAGCCGAATGCAAGAAGGAGATGATGGATGTTAAATTCAAGGCTGACACCAAGATGGCTGACTCCAAACGAGAACTGGAGCTGCAGAAAGCTTCATTCAACCAAGAAGTCAATGCTAGG AAAGCAGAGGCCCAGCTGGCATACGAGCTGCAGGCTGCCAAAGAGCAGCAAAAGATCCGGCTGGAGGAGATTGAGATCCAAGTGGTGCAGCGGAAGAAGGAGATTACAATTGAGGAGAAGGAGATTGACCGGACAGACAAGGAGCTCATTGCCACTGTAAAGAGGCCTGCTGAGGCCGAGGCCTATAAAATGCAGCAGCTGGCTGAGGGCGAGAA GCTGAAGAAAGTGCTGATTGCCCAGGCTGAGGCCGAGAAGATCAAAAAGGTCGGTGAGGCGGAGGCTAGCTCGATTGAAGCGGTGGGAAAGGCCGAGGCTGAGAAGATGAGACTGAAGGCTGAGGCCTACGAGCAGTACGGAGATGCAGCTAAGACAGCTCTGGTCCTCGAGGCCCTGCCTAAG ATTGCTTCCAAAGTGGCGGCGCCCTTAGCCAGGACGAATGAAATTGTCATTCTGAGTGGCGAGGGCAGCCGCGTGACAGGCGAGTTGAACCGCCTTTTGGCCGAACTTCCTGTGTCGGTCAACGCTCTCACTGGAGTGGATTTGTCGAAG ATCCCTCTGCTGCAGAAGGTGACCGGCTCAGCTTAA